In a genomic window of bacterium:
- a CDS encoding nucleotide-binding protein, producing the protein MLRGRDIKFAIVLLSADDIGAARRQYDAEGVGERALQFRSRRNVILELGFFYGLLDWRHVFVLLKEAAEVYPNLELPPDLSGAVYDRIEDAGQWRDVLRDKLGEAGFRLASG; encoded by the coding sequence ATGCTGCGGGGAAGAGACATCAAGTTCGCGATCGTGCTGTTGTCGGCCGACGACATCGGCGCAGCGAGACGACAGTACGATGCAGAGGGCGTCGGCGAAAGGGCGCTCCAGTTCCGTTCCAGGCGGAATGTCATCCTGGAATTGGGTTTTTTCTACGGCCTTCTTGACTGGCGACACGTCTTCGTCCTGCTGAAAGAGGCTGCCGAGGTCTATCCGAACCTCGAATTGCCTCCCGATCTGAGCGGTGCCGTCTACGACCGGATCGAAGACGCCGGCCAATGGCGCGACGTCCTGCGCGACAAGCTCGGGGAAGCGGGTTTTCGTCTGGCTTCGGGGTGA